In one Mycobacterium sp. NBC_00419 genomic region, the following are encoded:
- a CDS encoding glycosyltransferase, with translation MPSVALIGTRGYPSYYGGFETATRRLAPYLVEEGWDVTVYGRHNASRLDDPERDLRVETRVTRGLETKSLSTLSYGLTSTFDAAVRRPDVALVMNVANGYFLPLLKARNIPSLVNVDGIEWDRDKWNALAKRVFYQGARCTARWGDSLIFDARAIESYWQKTFRATGTFIPYGGEVPPPLPVPDGLVHRGYVLVVARFVPENSVPQFFEAVRTIAAKHPVVIVGTTGYGGELDDAARQLASDWPTVTWLGHVSNDALLLALWQHAGVYFHGHSVGGTNPALVQAMAAGAPTLARDTVYNREVLGPAGRFVPGDPQAIARAVLDMMDDRAGLDRASRTNQTRAEDDYSWKQVCTEYEQALRALLRTK, from the coding sequence TTGCCGTCTGTCGCGCTGATCGGAACGCGGGGCTATCCGAGCTATTACGGTGGCTTCGAGACAGCAACCCGGAGGCTCGCCCCCTACCTCGTGGAGGAAGGTTGGGATGTCACCGTCTACGGCCGGCACAACGCATCCAGGCTTGATGACCCCGAGAGAGATCTGCGCGTTGAGACGCGGGTGACACGGGGCCTGGAGACCAAGAGCCTCAGCACCCTTTCCTACGGCCTCACATCGACATTCGACGCCGCAGTGCGGCGTCCAGATGTCGCACTGGTCATGAACGTCGCCAACGGGTACTTCCTCCCGCTGTTGAAGGCACGCAACATTCCCTCGCTGGTCAACGTCGACGGTATCGAGTGGGATCGCGACAAGTGGAACGCGCTTGCCAAACGCGTCTTCTATCAGGGTGCGCGGTGCACGGCGCGCTGGGGTGACAGTCTGATCTTCGACGCGAGGGCTATCGAGTCCTACTGGCAGAAGACATTCAGGGCGACAGGAACTTTCATCCCCTACGGAGGAGAAGTTCCGCCGCCGCTGCCTGTCCCCGACGGTTTGGTACACCGGGGCTATGTCCTCGTCGTTGCCCGTTTCGTGCCGGAGAACAGCGTCCCGCAATTCTTTGAAGCGGTGCGCACGATCGCCGCCAAGCATCCGGTGGTCATCGTGGGAACGACCGGATACGGCGGGGAGCTGGACGACGCAGCGCGGCAGTTGGCCAGCGACTGGCCGACGGTGACCTGGCTGGGGCACGTCTCCAACGACGCGTTACTGCTTGCTCTTTGGCAGCACGCCGGCGTGTACTTTCATGGCCACAGCGTCGGCGGAACCAATCCGGCCCTGGTCCAGGCCATGGCGGCAGGCGCCCCAACGCTGGCCAGGGACACCGTCTACAACCGCGAGGTACTCGGACCGGCCGGGCGGTTCGTGCCCGGCGACCCGCAGGCCATTGCACGGGCGGTTCTGGACATGATGGACGACCGCGCAGGACTCGACCGGGCAAGCCGGACCAACCAGACGCGCGCCGAGGACGACTACTCCTGGAAACAGGTGTGCACGGAGTACGAGCAGGCGTTACGCGCGTTGCTCAGAACGAAGTAG